In 'Nostoc azollae' 0708, the following are encoded in one genomic region:
- a CDS encoding WD40 repeat domain-containing protein, whose amino-acid sequence MLTFSIDSRVELWNRDGILRKRLPRNGDSFISLSFNPDGNILAVNSDDKIRLWNQDGTLLMVLKGEKDELTSISFSPDGKTLGAGSGNRTIILRSLSDIKLDFLIKQGCELLKDYLENYPKTVEIDRSLCSTTL is encoded by the coding sequence TTGCTAACTTTTAGTATTGATAGTAGGGTAGAACTTTGGAATCGTGACGGTATTTTGCGGAAACGATTACCTCGGAATGGTGATAGTTTTATCAGTCTGAGTTTTAATCCTGATGGTAATATTTTAGCTGTTAACAGCGATGATAAGATTAGGCTTTGGAATCAGGATGGAACTTTGCTGATGGTTTTAAAGGGTGAGAAGGATGAGTTGACCAGTATCAGTTTTAGTCCTGATGGTAAAACTTTGGGTGCTGGTAGTGGTAATAGAACGATAATTTTACGCAGCCTGTCTGATATTAAGCTGGATTTTTTAATCAAACAAGGTTGCGAACTACTAAAAGATTATTTAGAGAATTATCCTAAAACAGTGGAAATTGATCGCTCTTTGTGCAGTACTACATTGTAG
- a CDS encoding transglycosylase SLT domain-containing protein, which translates to MLKKLQNKQIYLIAGAGLCAFLVGGMISAPQAGKTLSQWLNLSQNEPEQLSKSNKTNSIVFTLVSQSLPERVTKLIEITGKGSSPDRERARYLLASDYIETDQGEKALSLLEGLEKDYPALAAYILLKQAQAQDILGEKGKASDLRQKVLKDYPQEAAAVKAIYLIGQLKLHDQAIAKFPSHPLTWEIIRKRLQDNPNQSKLQLTLAKYAADEPGIVGILDQLVKQPQLTPADWELIGSVYWENNQFTKAATAYAKAPKTAKNLYRTARGLQLDKKRDQAVVLYKQQVQQFPTAEETGTALLRLAEIAPGKGVISYLDQIINKFPKQAPSALVKKAQLLETLKDNQSANTAWKLLLGKYSNSEEAAEYRWKTALNRSKSRDYVGAWQWAQPIAIENPKSILAPRASFWVGKWATMLGKQQEAHNAYKYVLSQFPQSYYAWRSASILGWDVGDFNNLRLMNPEIIPPQRPVPTAGSDAFKELYLLGQDHDAWLEWESEFKNKSQPTVAEQFTEGLMRLAKGENLSGITKISKLEDRETPAEYEEYAALSKQISYWQARYPFPYFEEIAKWSTARQVNPLLVTALMRQESMFQPKIKSTVGATGLMQVMPSTAAWIAPQINVDMKTLDLENPNDNIMLGTWYLDHTHQQYGNNSMLALASYNAGPGNVAKWLQTIPKQDPDEFLEEIPFGETRNYVRQVLGNYWNYMRLYNPSISALVAKYSAEQPKLPIQ; encoded by the coding sequence ATGCTGAAGAAACTACAAAACAAGCAAATTTATCTGATTGCTGGTGCAGGACTATGTGCCTTTTTAGTGGGGGGTATGATATCAGCCCCACAAGCTGGAAAAACCCTCAGTCAATGGTTGAATCTGAGTCAGAATGAGCCAGAACAGTTATCTAAATCGAATAAGACCAACTCAATTGTATTTACTTTAGTATCTCAATCTTTACCGGAAAGAGTAACTAAACTAATTGAAATTACTGGGAAAGGGAGTTCTCCAGATAGGGAACGGGCCCGTTATCTTTTGGCAAGTGATTACATTGAAACTGACCAAGGGGAAAAAGCACTAAGTTTGCTGGAAGGGCTGGAAAAAGACTATCCTGCTTTAGCAGCTTATATTTTGCTCAAGCAAGCCCAGGCGCAAGATATTCTGGGTGAGAAGGGTAAGGCTTCGGATCTGCGGCAAAAGGTTCTGAAAGATTATCCCCAAGAAGCTGCGGCAGTTAAGGCTATATATTTGATTGGGCAACTAAAATTACATGATCAGGCGATCGCAAAATTTCCTTCCCATCCCCTCACCTGGGAAATTATCCGCAAACGCTTACAAGATAATCCCAATCAATCTAAGTTACAATTAACCTTAGCAAAATATGCTGCTGATGAGCCGGGAATTGTGGGAATTTTAGATCAGTTGGTGAAACAGCCTCAACTCACACCAGCAGATTGGGAATTAATTGGTTCAGTATATTGGGAAAATAATCAATTTACCAAGGCGGCTACGGCTTATGCTAAAGCGCCAAAAACGGCAAAAAATTTGTACCGCACGGCCAGGGGATTGCAGTTAGATAAAAAGCGAGATCAAGCAGTTGTTCTTTATAAACAACAGGTACAACAATTTCCCACCGCCGAAGAGACAGGAACAGCCCTATTAAGATTAGCAGAAATCGCTCCAGGTAAAGGTGTCATATCTTATCTTGACCAAATTATTAATAAGTTTCCTAAACAAGCGCCTAGCGCACTAGTAAAAAAAGCCCAATTATTGGAAACTCTCAAAGATAACCAGTCAGCTAATACAGCTTGGAAATTACTGTTAGGTAAGTACAGCAACTCTGAGGAAGCAGCAGAATATCGCTGGAAAACTGCCCTCAATAGATCCAAATCTAGAGATTATGTAGGTGCATGGCAATGGGCGCAACCAATTGCTATAGAAAATCCTAAAAGTATTTTGGCACCCAGAGCAAGTTTTTGGGTAGGTAAATGGGCAACTATGCTGGGAAAACAACAGGAAGCCCACAATGCTTACAAATACGTACTTAGCCAATTTCCCCAATCTTATTATGCATGGCGTTCTGCCAGCATTTTAGGTTGGGATGTAGGTGATTTTAATAACCTGCGGTTGATGAACCCGGAAATTATCCCACCGCAACGTCCTGTACCGACAGCGGGTTCAGATGCTTTTAAGGAGTTATATTTGCTAGGACAGGATCATGATGCTTGGTTAGAGTGGGAAAGTGAATTTAAGAACAAAAGCCAACCGACTGTAGCCGAACAATTTACGGAAGGGTTGATGCGGTTAGCAAAGGGTGAAAATCTATCCGGTATTACGAAGATATCTAAATTAGAAGATCGGGAAACACCCGCTGAATACGAAGAATATGCAGCTTTAAGCAAACAGATTAGTTATTGGCAAGCCCGTTATCCTTTCCCCTATTTCGAAGAGATTGCCAAGTGGTCTACAGCACGTCAAGTTAATCCTCTCCTGGTTACAGCTTTGATGCGGCAGGAGTCCATGTTTCAGCCCAAAATTAAATCTACAGTGGGTGCAACTGGTTTAATGCAGGTAATGCCCAGTACAGCGGCTTGGATAGCCCCACAAATCAATGTGGATATGAAAACCCTTGATTTGGAAAATCCCAACGATAACATCATGCTGGGTACATGGTATTTGGATCATACTCATCAGCAATATGGTAATAATTCTATGTTAGCGCTCGCTAGTTACAATGCAGGACCGGGTAACGTTGCCAAATGGTTGCAAACCATACCCAAACAAGACCCAGATGAGTTTTTAGAAGAAATCCCCTTTGGTGAAACCAGAAATTACGTCAGGCAAGTATTGGGTAACTACTGGAACTATATGCGTTTGTATAACCCATCAATTTCCGCTTTAGTGGCTAAGTACTCAGCAGAACAACCGAAATTACCAATACAGTAA
- a CDS encoding helix-turn-helix domain-containing protein, which translates to MQHEKLQGDIESKKIGIHQQGGGQKPKLVIEEEVCLCLFYWRKMPTFEVLGLHFSISKTEAKDTFDYWLEIL; encoded by the coding sequence ATGCAGCATGAAAAACTTCAAGGTGACATAGAAAGTAAAAAGATAGGTATACATCAGCAAGGAGGAGGACAGAAACCGAAACTAGTGATAGAAGAAGAGGTATGTCTATGCTTGTTCTATTGGAGGAAAATGCCAACATTTGAGGTTTTAGGTTTGCATTTCAGTATATCCAAAACGGAAGCAAAGGATACATTTGATTACTGGCTAGAAATATTATGA